Proteins found in one Corynebacterium freneyi genomic segment:
- a CDS encoding HIT family protein encodes MSTVFTKIINGELPGRFVYRDDKVVAFLTIEPVAYGHTLVIPVEEVDKWTDADPALWAHMNEVAQKVGQAVVEAFDAPRAGYLIAGFEVPHAHIHVFPASDMSGFNLANVNRDPDPAKMDEAADKLRNALGTTELA; translated from the coding sequence ATGAGCACCGTCTTCACGAAGATCATCAACGGCGAACTGCCCGGACGTTTCGTCTACCGGGACGACAAAGTCGTCGCCTTCCTGACCATCGAGCCGGTCGCCTACGGCCACACCCTCGTCATCCCCGTCGAGGAAGTCGACAAGTGGACCGACGCCGACCCCGCCCTGTGGGCCCACATGAACGAGGTTGCGCAGAAGGTCGGCCAGGCCGTCGTCGAGGCGTTCGACGCCCCGCGCGCCGGCTACCTCATCGCCGGCTTCGAGGTCCCGCACGCGCACATCCACGTCTTCCCGGCCTCCGACATGAGCGGCTTCAACCTGGCCAACGTCAACCGCGACCCCGACCCCGCCAAAATGGACGAGGCCGCAGACAAGCTCCGCAACGCGCTGGGAACCACGGAACTGGCGTAA
- a CDS encoding esterase/lipase family protein → MADQNPQVPYATYRTRRGIFEDDWRATVSPQRPWPIVLLHGTGHAKGVWEDLGAELRKDGWAVFAPDYGYRATGPLTESMDQLAAYIRQVLAATGGRRAIIVGHSQGGLLATLLSFHHPQITRHVVCLAAPNHGTSLGGVASGLLKIPGTKSLVNNFVQSYWGQSGLEQLTGSPLLEDIAQRDVTAPGVTYTCLASRTDQLINPPSSCFLDDGGQGTVDNIWVQDRFPQAVVLHEHVATDRRVRALVREQLLLLVNESFTGGAFVADGNDDDGDGGAGASSDERADAMREEFGGDDSNDGGGGPNFASLLSALMYREGFAEWAERSGFAEWAERAGWSGLQQLTEPKGTGPKFSWNWGDGSDSRDGSGEDDGDADDAADGTADDPDDAADR, encoded by the coding sequence ATGGCCGACCAGAACCCGCAGGTCCCCTACGCCACGTACCGCACGCGGCGCGGGATTTTCGAGGATGATTGGCGGGCGACCGTGTCGCCGCAACGCCCGTGGCCGATCGTGCTGCTCCACGGCACCGGCCACGCCAAGGGGGTGTGGGAGGACCTCGGGGCAGAACTGCGCAAAGACGGTTGGGCGGTGTTCGCCCCCGACTACGGCTACCGGGCGACCGGGCCGCTGACGGAGTCGATGGACCAGCTCGCCGCGTACATCCGGCAGGTGCTGGCCGCCACGGGCGGGCGGCGCGCCATCATCGTCGGCCATTCGCAGGGCGGACTGCTGGCGACGCTGCTGTCGTTCCACCACCCGCAGATCACACGGCACGTCGTGTGCCTGGCCGCACCCAACCACGGCACTTCGCTCGGCGGCGTCGCATCCGGGCTGCTGAAGATCCCGGGCACGAAATCGCTGGTCAACAACTTCGTGCAGAGCTACTGGGGACAGTCCGGCCTCGAACAGCTGACGGGATCGCCGCTGCTGGAGGACATCGCGCAACGGGACGTGACCGCACCGGGCGTGACATACACGTGCCTCGCCAGCCGCACGGACCAGCTGATCAACCCGCCGTCGTCGTGCTTCCTCGACGACGGCGGGCAGGGAACGGTCGACAACATCTGGGTGCAGGACCGGTTCCCCCAGGCGGTGGTGCTCCACGAGCACGTGGCCACCGACCGCCGCGTGCGGGCGCTGGTGCGCGAACAGCTGCTGCTGCTGGTCAACGAGTCGTTCACGGGCGGCGCGTTCGTCGCCGATGGAAATGACGACGACGGCGACGGCGGCGCCGGGGCCAGCTCGGATGAGCGGGCCGATGCGATGCGCGAGGAGTTCGGCGGCGACGACTCAAACGACGGTGGCGGCGGACCGAACTTCGCGTCTCTGCTGTCGGCGCTGATGTACCGCGAGGGTTTCGCCGAATGGGCCGAACGGTCGGGCTTCGCGGAATGGGCCGAGCGGGCGGGCTGGTCGGGTCTGCAACAGCTGACCGAACCGAAGGGCACGGGCCCGAAGTTTTCGTGGAACTGGGGTGACGGCTCCGATTCCCGCGACGGCAGTGGCGAGGATGACGGCGACGCCGACGACGCCGCCGATGGCACCGCCGACGATCCGGACGACGCAGCCGACCGGTGA
- a CDS encoding alpha/beta hydrolase: MKPLLLAFPPTGFIPDGVLDVSAASAAPLAEPPTAPPVVCLHGTVANGGNWAALAQLLLARGRVVVTPTYGNRGTAPLADNRAEVTRIVRRTLELTGADRVDLVGHSQGGLLAGLVVADALDDDVVRRVICLSGTHRGVRMPRGVPMSAISATFGPALADQVRLRRQLLAGSGLPEVARAVRDRLNADGAAGGTVGDGARLPRWFDLVSDADHVVPPDCALTPDEYPGATTIRLEDRLGRGVAHHLQPHDRGVAGLVAELLG; this comes from the coding sequence GTGAAGCCGCTGCTGCTGGCCTTCCCGCCGACGGGTTTCATCCCCGACGGCGTGCTCGACGTCTCGGCCGCATCCGCCGCCCCGCTCGCCGAGCCGCCGACCGCACCACCCGTCGTTTGCCTGCACGGGACGGTGGCCAACGGCGGCAATTGGGCGGCGTTGGCGCAGTTGTTGCTCGCACGGGGGCGTGTGGTGGTGACACCGACGTACGGCAATCGGGGCACGGCGCCGCTGGCGGACAATCGTGCGGAGGTCACCCGCATCGTCCGCCGCACCCTCGAGTTGACGGGTGCCGACCGGGTGGACCTGGTCGGGCACTCGCAGGGCGGACTGTTGGCGGGTCTGGTGGTCGCGGATGCGCTTGACGACGACGTCGTCCGCCGCGTCATCTGCCTGTCGGGGACTCACCGCGGGGTGCGCATGCCCCGTGGGGTGCCGATGTCGGCGATCTCGGCGACATTCGGGCCCGCGTTGGCCGATCAGGTCCGCCTTCGACGGCAGCTGCTCGCCGGGTCGGGGCTCCCCGAGGTCGCGCGGGCGGTCCGCGACCGCCTCAACGCAGACGGCGCCGCCGGCGGCACCGTTGGCGATGGTGCCCGGCTACCCCGGTGGTTCGACCTGGTCAGCGACGCCGACCACGTCGTGCCGCCCGACTGCGCGCTCACGCCCGACGAATACCCGGGCGCGACGACGATCCGTCTGGAGGACCGCCTCGGCCGCGGGGTGGCCCACCACCTGCAGCCCCACGACCGCGGCGTCGCCGGGCTGGTCGCGGAGCTGCTGGGCTGA
- a CDS encoding pyruvate dehydrogenase has translation MSGNYARQLVETLAAQGVRRIYGLVGDSLNPVVDAVRRSDDIEWVHVHNEESAAFAAGAESLITGGLAVCAASCGPGNTHLIQGLYDAHRNGAKVLAIASHIPSQMIGSSFFQETHPEQIFGECSGYCEMVNSAEQGAKVLHGAIQSTMAGNGVSVLVMPGDLAAEDAVDVPALGSTIVPAAGVVKPDPAQVDDLARAINDADTVTFMVGAGAAGARDDVLALARRLNAPVGHSLGGKEIIQHDNPHDVGMSGLLGYGGLQKAMDDADLFIMIGTDFPYTDFLPTKNVAQIDANAANLGRRTTVAHPVHGDVGETVRALLPLVAEKTDDSFLVKMLRHHERQLEHVIEAYTSGIEDKTPIHPEYVARVLDELADDDAVFTVDTGMCNVWAARYITPNGRRRVLGSWRHGTMANALPHAIGAQGPDRDRQVISMSGDGGLSMLLGELLTVRRNGLPVKTIVFNNSSLGMVKLEMLVEGMPDFGTDQDDVDYAAVASALGMRSVRITDPTRLREQLADALAFDGPVLVDVVTDADALSIPPEISLEQVAGFTKASVRTVLDGGVGKMVELARTNLRNIPRP, from the coding sequence ATGAGCGGAAACTACGCACGTCAACTGGTGGAGACCCTCGCGGCGCAGGGGGTGCGGCGCATTTACGGGTTGGTCGGCGACAGCCTCAACCCGGTCGTCGACGCGGTGCGCCGCAGCGACGACATCGAGTGGGTGCACGTCCACAACGAGGAGTCCGCCGCGTTCGCCGCGGGTGCGGAGTCGCTGATCACGGGTGGGTTGGCGGTGTGCGCCGCGTCGTGCGGCCCCGGCAACACGCACCTGATCCAGGGGCTTTACGACGCGCACCGCAACGGCGCCAAGGTGTTGGCGATCGCATCGCACATCCCGTCGCAGATGATCGGGTCCTCCTTCTTCCAGGAGACGCACCCGGAGCAGATCTTCGGCGAGTGCTCCGGCTACTGCGAGATGGTCAATTCGGCCGAGCAGGGCGCGAAGGTCCTGCACGGGGCGATCCAGTCGACGATGGCGGGAAATGGCGTGTCGGTGCTGGTCATGCCGGGTGATCTGGCGGCCGAGGACGCCGTCGACGTGCCCGCCCTGGGGTCGACGATCGTGCCGGCCGCAGGCGTCGTCAAGCCCGACCCCGCCCAGGTGGACGACCTGGCCCGGGCCATCAACGACGCCGACACGGTGACGTTCATGGTCGGCGCGGGTGCCGCCGGCGCACGCGACGACGTGCTCGCGCTGGCCCGCCGCCTCAACGCGCCCGTCGGGCATTCGCTCGGCGGCAAGGAGATCATCCAGCACGACAACCCCCACGACGTGGGCATGTCCGGCCTGCTGGGTTACGGCGGGTTGCAGAAGGCGATGGACGACGCCGACCTGTTCATCATGATCGGCACCGATTTCCCCTACACCGACTTCCTGCCGACGAAGAACGTCGCGCAGATCGACGCCAACGCCGCCAACCTCGGCCGCCGCACCACCGTCGCCCACCCCGTCCACGGCGACGTCGGGGAAACCGTCCGCGCCCTGCTGCCGCTCGTCGCCGAGAAAACCGACGACTCCTTCCTGGTGAAGATGCTCCGCCACCACGAACGCCAGCTCGAGCACGTCATCGAGGCGTACACCAGCGGCATCGAGGACAAGACCCCCATCCACCCCGAGTACGTCGCCCGCGTGCTCGACGAACTCGCCGACGACGACGCGGTGTTCACCGTCGACACCGGCATGTGCAACGTGTGGGCCGCCCGCTACATCACCCCCAATGGCCGCCGCCGGGTGCTCGGTTCGTGGCGCCACGGCACCATGGCCAACGCCCTGCCGCACGCCATCGGCGCCCAGGGCCCGGACCGCGACCGCCAGGTGATTTCGATGTCCGGCGACGGCGGCCTGTCCATGTTGCTCGGCGAACTGCTCACCGTGCGTCGCAACGGCCTGCCGGTGAAGACCATCGTGTTCAACAACTCGTCGCTGGGCATGGTGAAGTTGGAGATGCTCGTCGAGGGCATGCCCGACTTCGGCACCGACCAGGACGACGTCGACTACGCGGCCGTCGCCTCCGCATTGGGCATGCGGTCGGTGCGCATCACCGACCCGACGCGCCTGCGCGAGCAGCTCGCCGACGCCCTGGCATTCGACGGGCCGGTGCTCGTCGACGTCGTCACCGACGCCGACGCCCTGTCGATTCCGCCGGAGATTTCGCTCGAGCAGGTCGCCGGGTTCACCAAGGCCTCCGTGCGCACCGTCCTCGACGGCGGCGTGGGCAAGATGGTCGAACTCGCGCGCACCAACCTGCGCAACATTCCCCGGCCTTAG
- a CDS encoding PaaI family thioesterase, producing the protein MGPSLRRVLVNAAGTKLTPNRLRHLLNAWPPLIAMGIRITHIADDWSRGHLELRLNRLNANMHGAAFGGTLFSMTDVLFGTLVMQRLGVDRYEAWTRTGSFEYIRPGRRGAYLDVEASDELIEQILAETEGGFSTVVPYTSVIRDKDGGIVGIGQQDLYVRRRGVGKPPPNPAQIEHVAGENLIAAGRTLARLGLRGAEHRELLTEHERMARRCVRPEARAVAWLDGVLEYGAVTLDDYRAAGLPDVVIEALTSDNPGSAAMSLRAEVIDARESLGKY; encoded by the coding sequence ATGGGACCATCTCTCCGTCGCGTGCTCGTCAACGCCGCGGGAACGAAGCTGACGCCCAACCGTCTGCGCCATCTGCTCAATGCGTGGCCGCCGCTGATCGCGATGGGCATCCGCATCACGCACATCGCGGATGACTGGTCGCGGGGTCATCTGGAGCTGCGCCTCAATCGCCTCAACGCGAACATGCATGGTGCGGCGTTCGGCGGCACGCTGTTTTCCATGACGGATGTGCTTTTCGGCACGCTGGTCATGCAGCGCCTGGGCGTCGACCGTTACGAGGCGTGGACGCGTACGGGTTCGTTCGAGTACATCCGACCGGGTCGTCGCGGCGCCTACCTGGACGTGGAGGCCAGTGATGAGCTGATCGAGCAGATCCTGGCGGAGACCGAGGGCGGCTTTTCGACGGTCGTCCCCTACACGTCCGTCATCCGGGACAAGGACGGCGGGATCGTCGGCATCGGGCAGCAGGACCTGTACGTGCGCCGGCGGGGCGTGGGCAAGCCGCCGCCGAATCCGGCGCAGATCGAGCACGTCGCGGGCGAGAACCTCATCGCCGCGGGCCGCACGCTGGCCCGTCTGGGGTTGCGTGGGGCGGAGCACCGCGAGCTGTTGACCGAGCATGAGCGCATGGCCCGTCGATGCGTGCGACCCGAGGCCCGCGCCGTCGCGTGGCTCGACGGGGTGCTCGAGTACGGTGCGGTGACGCTGGACGACTACCGGGCGGCGGGGCTGCCCGACGTCGTCATCGAGGCGTTGACGTCCGATAATCCGGGGTCCGCCGCGATGTCGCTGCGTGCCGAGGTCATCGACGCCCGGGAGTCGCTGGGCAAGTACTGA